In Trichlorobacter lovleyi, the DNA window TGCTTGAGGAAAAAAAAGCGGTGTTGCTGGATATCCGCTTTCCTGAAGAGACCAGGGCCTGGCGGATGGGCTTCGGCCTGTTCATCCCGCTCAATGAGCTGCCCAAACGTCTTGCCGAGCTGCCCAAGGACAAGATCATCGTCACTGCCTGCCCCCACAAGGACCGTTCCTCGATTGCCATGGCCTATCTGCGGACCAAAGGCTATAATGCGCGCTACCTGACCGACGGGCTGACCGGTCTGGCTGAAAACCTGCGGGGCGATACCGCCAAGGAATTTATGGAAGATGCCGGTCTGGTTCCGGCTGGAAAGAAGTGAGCATCATGAATACCCTGGAGTACAGCGCTGAAGTCCTGAAGGCGATCTCTCAGCCGACCCGCTTACGGATCATCGAACTGCTGCGGGATGGCGAGCATTGTGTCTGCGAGATCTTTCCGGCGATTGGCCATGAACAGTCCAATACCTCCCGCCACCTGCAAATGATGCTGAAAAGCGGCATCCTGAACCAGCGCAAGGATGGCCTGAAGATCTACTATTCCCTGCGGCATCCGGAGGTGTTGGAGATAGTACGGCTGGCCGGTCTGATTGCCGGCCACGAGGCAACGCAACGGGCTGCGCTGTTTACCAGGTAGTCTGAGGAAAGGGAGGAGTATGACCAGAGAACAGTGGTTGCAACGGGCAAACTGGCTGGCGTTGTTTACCATCTTCTACAACATTGCGGAGGGCGTCGGATCGGTCTGGTTCGGGGCGGCTGACGAGACCCTGTCGCTGTTCGGTTTCGGCGTGGATTCCTTTATCGAGGTGGTTTCGGCAATCGGCATCTGGCACATGCTGCGCAGGATCAAGGCCAACGGAGGAGAATCGCGGGATGAGTTTGAGCAGCGTGCCTTGCGGATTACCGGTACTGCCTTCTACCTGCTGACCATCGGTCTGGTGCTGACTGCCGGCATCAACCTCTATCAGCAGCACAAGCCTGAGACCACTGTCTGGGGCATTGTGATCTCGCTGCTTTCGATCTCGTTCATGTGGCTGTTGATTCATCACAAGACAAAGGCCGGGATTGCCCTTGCCTCACCTGCAATCATGTCCGATGTGGCCTGTTCCAGGGCCTGCATGTATCTGTCGGTTGCCTTGCTGATTGCCAGCGTGGGCTATGAACTGACCGGGCTCGGTTATTTTGATGCCGTTGGTGCCCTGGTGATCTCCTGGCTGACCTATAAGGAGGGACGGGAGTCCTTTGGCAAGGCCAAGGGACTGGCCTGTTCCTGCAGCTGTTCCTGTGGAGCTGCCAAGGAAAACCCATTGTGACCACGCTTGACAGCCATATCAGCGGCAAGTTCAAGATCGCCATTGCCCTGACGGCGGTCACCCTGGTTGCGGAAGTAGCGGGTGGTCTCTGGACCAATTCTCTGGCGCTGTTGTCCGATGCCGCCCATGTCTTTCTGGACCTGTTTGCGCTGATATTGTCGCTGACTGCCGTACAGCTGGCCGGCCTGCCCACCTCGGAGCGGCATACCTACGGATTTCACCGTTCCGAGGTGTTTGCCTCCTTTATCAACGGCCTGACCGTCTTTCTGATGGGGATCGGGATTCTGTATGAGGCCTGGGGCCGCTTTGCCGCTCCGGAACCGGTCAAAAGCGGGCCGATGCTGCTGATTGCCGTGATCGGCCTGGTGATGAATCTGCTGGCTGCCAGGACCCTGCACAGCCACAGCCATGACGACCTGAACGTGAAGAGCGCCTTCCTGCATGTGGTGGGGGATGCTGCGGCATCGGTCGGTGTCATCATCGGCGGGATCGTGATGTACTATACCGGCTGGTATCTGCTGGATGCCCTGTTGTCTGCCGCCATCGGCCTGCTGATCCTTGCCGGGGCAGGGCGGGTGCTGCGGGATTCGGTGCATATCCTGATGGAGGGGGCTCCCCGGGGGCTGGATCTGGCAGGGGTGGCGGCAGCCATCCGCGCTGTTGAGGGGGTGCAGGACCTGCATCACCTGAATGTCTGGTCGGTCTGCTCGCACATCATCGCACTCTCCGTGCATGTTGAGGTTGCAGCAGGTTATGAGGATCGGCGCAGCGGGCTGTTACACCGGATTGAGCATGTCCTTGAGCATCGCTTTCATATCACTCACACCACTATTCAGCTTGAGTGCAGCGACTGCAACGGCGGGCCGCTGATCAAGCCGCTGCAGCATCAGCAACGGCAGGAGGCGTGCTGCGGTCACAATAACTAACAGGCTGTTGAAAAACTACTACGGAGCCCGTCTGCGGCGTTGCGCGGTGCTTGCTCCTTCACGTTATGTCTCAGTTGCTGTGCGCCGTGCGCCTTGTAGCCGTGCTTCCTCATAACGTTTTTCAACAGCCTGCTAACCGCAGAAACTGCTTCAGGAGATGCTATAGATGCAAGATAACGAGATGATCTGTTGGTGCAGCAAGGTGACGGCCGGAGCTATCCGGCAGGCCAGGCGCAATGGCGCAACGACACTGGATGCTATCCGCCGTATGACCGGTGCCTGTACCGTTGGGCGTTGCAAGGAGCTGTCCCCTCGGGGCAGATGATGCGCCCAAGAGGTCAAGCAGGTGCTTGACGAAGCGTGTAATCCTTGACCCTTTCGACCTGACCCGTTATCCTCCCTGAACAGTTATCTGTCAGGGAGGTTTTTATTATGCGTAAAGCCGTTATTCTCTATAGCTCAGGTCTTGATTCCACCACCTGTCTGGCCATTGCCCAGGATCAGGGGTTTACCCCCTATGCCATCAGCTTTGATTATGGTCAGCGCCACCGTCATGAGCTTGATCTGGCCCGCGCCAATGCAAAGAAGCTGGGGGCGGTTGAGCATCTGGTGGTTGCCTTTGATCTGCGCCAGGTGGGAGGCAGCGCATTAACCAGTGAAATTGAGGTGCCTAAAGAAGGGGTAGGGCACGATATCCCGGTTACCTATGTGCCAGCCCGTAATACCATCTTTCTTTCTTTTGCCCTGGGTTGGGCTGAGGTTTTAGGCGCCTACGATATCTTCATCGGCGTGAACGCCCTGGACTATTCTGGCTACCCTGATTGTCGTCCCGAGTATATTGATGCCTACCAGCGGATGGCCAACCTGGCGACGAAGGCCGGGGTAGAGGGGACCGGGCAGTTCACTATTCATACTCCGTTAATTAATCTGACCAAGGCAGAGATTATCAGGCAAGGCACTGCACTGGGGGTTGATTACAGCCAGACCCACTCCTGCTACGACCCAACCCCGGAAGGACTCTCTTGTGGTGTCTGTGATTCCTGTCGTCTACGCCTCAAAGGATTTAGCGAGGCTGGCTTAAACGACCCGTTACGCTATGTCTGAAAAATAGTTTTTTTATTTGTGAGTATTCTCTCATTTTAATCCCGCAACAATAACCGTAAAAACAGTATGTTTCGTAATATTGGAATATATGTATCATGACATTAAGGATCAAGTTGGTCTTTTTGTGCTTGATTTTTAAAAAAGTCCGAGTACACTCCTTCATGGCGGCACAATGACCGCCTGACTACCCATAAGGAGGAAGCATGGACATCGTCGCCCTCAGCCGACTGCAGTTCGCAGTCACCACCATGTTCCACTTCATCTTCGTCCCGCTTACGTTAGGTCTTTCTGTTTTAACTGCCTGGTTTGAAACCAGATATGTGCAGACTGGTGACGAAACCTACCTGCGGATGACCAAGTTCTGGGGAAAGTTGTTCCTGATTAACTTTGCCCTGGGTGTGGTCACCGGTATTACTCAAGAGTTCCAGTTTGGTATGAACTGGGCCGAATACTCCCGCTATGTGGGTGATATCTTTGGAGCGCCATTGGCCATTGAGGCAACTGCCGCTTTTTTCCTTGAGTCGGTTTTTATCGGCGTCTGGATCTTTGGTTGGGATAAACTTTCCAAGAAAGCTCACGCCACCACCATTTGGTTAGCAGCCTTCGGTACGAACCTTTCCGCTCTCTGGATTCTGATAGCCAACGGCTGGATGCAGAAGCCGGTTGGGTTTGTACTGCGTAATGGTCGTGCTGAAATGAATGACTTTGCGGCCGTGGTGTTTAACCCTTACGCCTGGTTCAAGTTTCTGCATACAGTTACCTCGGGCTATGTGCTGGCAGGTTTTTTTGTGATGGGGATTGCTGCCTGGCATCTGCTAAAGAAAAATGAAGTCCCGTTTTTTGTCTGTTCCTTTAAAAATGCTGCTGTATTTGCCTTTGTTTCCAGCCTTGCCGTGGCGGTTACCGGTGACTTTCATGCGGTGGAAATTGCCAAGGTGCAACCGACTAAGTTTGCTGCCATGGAATCGGTTTGGGAAACTCAGAAAGGTGCCCCAATGCACCTGATGTTATGGCCTGATGAGGCTAACGAGCGTAATGCCGTTGCCACCGCCTCAGTGCCTGGCGCACTCAGTTTCCTCGCCTTCCATGATACCAATGCAGAGGTCAAGGGGCTGAAAGATTTTCCCAAAGACGAACGGCCTCCGGTTTTGCCTGTTTTCTTGAGTTTCCGGATTATGGCCGGACTTGGCGCACTGATTGCCGGCCTGGCCTTCCTGGCGGTGATCATGCCGCGCTGGAGCCGCTTTGTTGATTTCAAGATCTTCCTGTTTATCATGGTTGCAGCAATTCCACTTCCCTACCTTGCCATACAGCTAGGGTGGTTGGTCGCTGAGCTGGGACGTCAACCCTGGGCTGTCTATGGTGTCATGAAAACTGCAGTCGGTGTATCAAAATCAGTAACCTCCTTGCAGGTATTGGGATCACTGATTGGTTATACCGCCCTGTATGGCCTATTGGGTGCCATTGATATCTATCTGCTGGTCAAATACGCAAAATTAGGACCAGAAAAAAGTCATTCCGGCATGATTCCGGCAAAGGAGGTAGCGTAATATGGAAATGCTACAAATTACCTGGTTCGTGCTCTGGGCAGTGCTTTGGTCTGTCTACTTCATGCTGGATGGCTTCGTGTTTGGCATTGGTTTTCTTTCCGGCTTCATTGCCAAGAATGATACTGAAAAGCGGGTTCTGATCAATTCGATCGGACCGGTTTGGGACGGTAACGAGGTCTGGTTGTTGACCGCTGGTGGGGCCACCTTTGCGGCCTTTCCAACCACCTATGCGCTGATGTTCAGCTATCTCTACACAGCCCTGTTGTTGCTGCTGTTCTCATTGATTGTTCGTGGCGTTTCCTTTGAGTTCCGTGGCAAAATTGACAGCCCCCTCTGGAAGAGCAGTTGGGATACCGCCATCATTGTTTCCAGTTTTCTGCCTGCCCTGTTGTTCGGGGTCGCCTTTGGCAACATCTTCAGCGGCCTGCCAATGGATGCAGCTGGCTATCATGGTGGTCTGATCTCACTGCTTAACCCCTACGGTATTTTAACCGGCCTGCTGTTCGTCTTCCTGTTTGCCGTGCATGGTGCCCTGTAT includes these proteins:
- a CDS encoding rhodanese-like domain-containing protein codes for the protein MQSKIVFVLLMLGLSVLPAFGAEEAFDRFLTGFNYETRTDMKTDSKRLIKLLEEKKAVLLDIRFPEETRAWRMGFGLFIPLNELPKRLAELPKDKIIVTACPHKDRSSIAMAYLRTKGYNARYLTDGLTGLAENLRGDTAKEFMEDAGLVPAGKK
- a CDS encoding ArsR/SmtB family transcription factor: MNTLEYSAEVLKAISQPTRLRIIELLRDGEHCVCEIFPAIGHEQSNTSRHLQMMLKSGILNQRKDGLKIYYSLRHPEVLEIVRLAGLIAGHEATQRAALFTR
- a CDS encoding cation transporter, translated to MTREQWLQRANWLALFTIFYNIAEGVGSVWFGAADETLSLFGFGVDSFIEVVSAIGIWHMLRRIKANGGESRDEFEQRALRITGTAFYLLTIGLVLTAGINLYQQHKPETTVWGIVISLLSISFMWLLIHHKTKAGIALASPAIMSDVACSRACMYLSVALLIASVGYELTGLGYFDAVGALVISWLTYKEGRESFGKAKGLACSCSCSCGAAKENPL
- a CDS encoding cation diffusion facilitator family transporter yields the protein MTTLDSHISGKFKIAIALTAVTLVAEVAGGLWTNSLALLSDAAHVFLDLFALILSLTAVQLAGLPTSERHTYGFHRSEVFASFINGLTVFLMGIGILYEAWGRFAAPEPVKSGPMLLIAVIGLVMNLLAARTLHSHSHDDLNVKSAFLHVVGDAAASVGVIIGGIVMYYTGWYLLDALLSAAIGLLILAGAGRVLRDSVHILMEGAPRGLDLAGVAAAIRAVEGVQDLHHLNVWSVCSHIIALSVHVEVAAGYEDRRSGLLHRIEHVLEHRFHITHTTIQLECSDCNGGPLIKPLQHQQRQEACCGHNN
- a CDS encoding (2Fe-2S)-binding protein; translated protein: MQDNEMICWCSKVTAGAIRQARRNGATTLDAIRRMTGACTVGRCKELSPRGR
- the queC gene encoding 7-cyano-7-deazaguanine synthase QueC — translated: MMRKAVILYSSGLDSTTCLAIAQDQGFTPYAISFDYGQRHRHELDLARANAKKLGAVEHLVVAFDLRQVGGSALTSEIEVPKEGVGHDIPVTYVPARNTIFLSFALGWAEVLGAYDIFIGVNALDYSGYPDCRPEYIDAYQRMANLATKAGVEGTGQFTIHTPLINLTKAEIIRQGTALGVDYSQTHSCYDPTPEGLSCGVCDSCRLRLKGFSEAGLNDPLRYV
- a CDS encoding cytochrome ubiquinol oxidase subunit I is translated as MDIVALSRLQFAVTTMFHFIFVPLTLGLSVLTAWFETRYVQTGDETYLRMTKFWGKLFLINFALGVVTGITQEFQFGMNWAEYSRYVGDIFGAPLAIEATAAFFLESVFIGVWIFGWDKLSKKAHATTIWLAAFGTNLSALWILIANGWMQKPVGFVLRNGRAEMNDFAAVVFNPYAWFKFLHTVTSGYVLAGFFVMGIAAWHLLKKNEVPFFVCSFKNAAVFAFVSSLAVAVTGDFHAVEIAKVQPTKFAAMESVWETQKGAPMHLMLWPDEANERNAVATASVPGALSFLAFHDTNAEVKGLKDFPKDERPPVLPVFLSFRIMAGLGALIAGLAFLAVIMPRWSRFVDFKIFLFIMVAAIPLPYLAIQLGWLVAELGRQPWAVYGVMKTAVGVSKSVTSLQVLGSLIGYTALYGLLGAIDIYLLVKYAKLGPEKSHSGMIPAKEVA
- the cydB gene encoding cytochrome d ubiquinol oxidase subunit II, with the protein product MEMLQITWFVLWAVLWSVYFMLDGFVFGIGFLSGFIAKNDTEKRVLINSIGPVWDGNEVWLLTAGGATFAAFPTTYALMFSYLYTALLLLLFSLIVRGVSFEFRGKIDSPLWKSSWDTAIIVSSFLPALLFGVAFGNIFSGLPMDAAGYHGGLISLLNPYGILTGLLFVFLFAVHGALYATVKTTGELSARAFNLAKLLWIPLLLIAVVFLGYTAYATKLYDNYMKAPVLFIAPAIAVLSLVGVQGFMMVKKPLSAFTSSCLTIVFVVVTGVAGLFPNLIPSSLDPAFSLTIFNSSSSQYTLAIMTVVAGIFVPTVILYKIWAYRVFRAPVTEKDVLENSEAY